Proteins co-encoded in one Cucurbita pepo subsp. pepo cultivar mu-cu-16 chromosome LG15, ASM280686v2, whole genome shotgun sequence genomic window:
- the LOC111811868 gene encoding probable tyrosine-protein phosphatase At1g05000, translating into MTLDRQSQHSDQIRSSLNADDDSDHLHPTLSTPAVVNGDGCENAGDDLVVPPLNFAVVDNGIFRSGFPDSSNFSFLQTLGLRSIICLCPEPYPEVSVDFLKSNGIRLFQFGIEGSKAGSDKVDAYVNMILECMRNLDMSADQMYSLEPFVNIPDVTIREALKVILDVRNRPVLIHCKRGKHRTGCVVGCFRKLQKWCLSSVFDEYQRFAAAKARVSDQRFIELFDISGFKYLPSSF; encoded by the exons ATGACACTCGACCGCCAGTCCCAACACTCGGACCAAATACGCAGTTCCCTAAACGCCGATGATGACTCCGACCATCTCCATCCAACTCTTTCCACGCCTGCTGTCGTCAATGGAGATGGCTGCGAGAATGCCGGAGATGACCTCGTCGTTCCTCCCCTGAACTTCGCCGTTGTTGACAATGGCATTTTCCGCTCCGGCTTCCCCGACTCTTCCAACTTCTCCTTCTTGCAGACCTTAGGCCTTCGTTCGATTAT ATGTCTTTGCCCCGAGCCATATCCTGAGGTCAGCGTGGATTTTCTCAAGTCCAATGGGATCCGATTGTTTCAATTCGGAATTGAAGGCTCTAAG GCGGGTTCAGACAAGGTTGATGCATATGTAAACATGATTCTCGAGTGTATGAGGAATTTGGATATGAGCGCTGATCAAATGTACTCTTTG GAGCCTTTTGTGAACATTCCAGACGTTACAATTCGAGAGGCACTTAAAGTTATTCTCG ATGTGAGGAATCGCCCAGTTTTAATCCATTGCAAGCGAGGGAAG CACCGAACTGGTTGCGTGGTGGGATGCTTCAGAAAGTTGCAGAAATGGTGCCTATCGTCAGTCTTCGATGAGTACCAGAGGTTTGCGGCTGCGAAGGCAAGAGTTTCAGATCAGAGATTCATCGAACTATTTGACATTTCAGGGTTTAAGTATTTGCCGTCATCATTTTGA
- the LOC111811352 gene encoding clathrin coat assembly protein AP180-like: protein MPSKLRKALYAVKDQTSISLAKVSSSTGGPNAISLEVAILKATTHDDVPLEQRYVAEILQLISANKSHAAVCAHSIAKRINKTRHWIVALKSLNLVLKIFQDGDPYFPREVLHAMKRGAKILNLSNFRDDSNSSPWDYTAFVRTFALYLDERLDCFLTGKLQKRFTERKTESFHGNTRRINEPIRDMKPAMLIDRIYYWQKLLDRAIATRPTGPAKGNRLVLNSLHAVVQESFDLYRDISDGLALLLDSFFHLQYQSCVNAFQACVKAAKQFEELGSFYDLCKSIGVGRTSEYPSVQQPSDELIETLQEFLKDQASFPCHDSRSPPAPVILSGTISTMKLTDDLEQSESSDKNSERELDFNSFGEMMSATGSWTSPANSVEQDGEGYSDYQSEKQSRLGDFANESNLSPNFAFFDDDETPFQEESEFGATPGLRCGDWELVLAESATDTAEEWPDFFAPSIGDDPFEKPFTSPQHQYNNPFLQDSNESFAVPPTFKAETEIAPTFRAENVKEAVVVAPTFRVETATFSSQNQNGSMFDDWGPIPNGSGSGFEFDLGAENDPFAEAWDSNLNGNEPSLNVMDQESLLQQQKLWKEHQNKIIAKHSE from the coding sequence ATGCCAAGCAAACTACGGAAGGCACTCTACGCCGTGAAAGACCAAACCAGCATAAGCCTCGCCAAAGTTTCCTCCTCCACCGGCGGTCCCAATGCTATCTCCCTCGAAGTCGCCATCCTCAAAGCCACCACTCACGACGACGTCCCCCTCGAGCAACGCTACGTGGCGGAAATCCTCCAATTAATCTCCGCCAACAAATCCCACGCCGCCGTCTGCGCCCATTCAATCGCTAAACGCATCAACAAAACCCGCCATTGGATCGTGGCATTGAAATCCCTTAACCTCGTGCTCAAAATCTTCCAAGATGGTGACCCTTATTTCCCGCGCGAAGTTCTTCACGCTATGAAACGTGGCGCCAAAATTCTCAACCTCTCAAATTTCCGAGACGATTCCAATTCAAGCCCTTGGGATTACACTGCCTTTGTTCGAACTTTTGCTCTGTATCTTGACGAGCGCTTGGATTGTTTCTTAACTGGGAAGCTTCAAAAGCGATTCACTGAACGGAAAACAGAGAGTTTCCATGGAAATACCCGACGGATCAACGAGCCGATTCGGGATATGAAACCGGCGATGTTAATTGATCGGATTTATTACTGGCAGAAGTTGTTGGACAGAGCAATCGCCACCAGACCTACTGGACCGGCGAAGGGGAATCGATTGGTTCTGAATTCCCTTCACGCCGTCGTGCAAGAGAGCTTCGATTTATACAGGGATATCTCCGATGGGCTTGCGCTTCTTTTGGATAGCTTTTTCCATTTGCAGTATCAGTCATGTGTTAATGCGTTTCAAGCTTGTGTCAAAGCAGCGAAGCAATTTGAGGAATTGGGTTCTTTTTATGATTTGTGTAAGAGCATTGGGGTTGGAAGAACTTCGGAGTATCCGAGTGTTCAACAGCCCTCCGATGAGTTGATTGAGACATTGCAGGAGTTCTTGAAAGATCAAGCTTCTTTCCCATGTCATGACAGCCGGTCGCCACCGGCGCCGGTGATTCTTTCCGGAACAATTTCGACGATGAAACTCACCGACGATCTCGAACAATCTGAATCGTCGGATAAGAATTCTGAGAGGGAGTTGGATTTTAACTCGTTTGGGGAAATGATGAGCGCTACTGGAAGCTGGACTAGCCCTGCGAATTCCGTCGAGCAAGACGGTGAAGGGTATTCCGATTATCAATCGGAGAAGCAATCCCGGTTGGGAGATTTTGCTAATGAATCAAATCTGTCTCCGAATTTCGCTTTCTTTGATGACGACGAAACGCCCTTTCAAGAAGAATCCGAATTTGGGGCTACTCCAGGTTTGAGATGTGGGGACTGGGAGCTCGTTCTGGCGGAGTCGGCGACGGACACGGCGGAAGAATGGCCGGATTTCTTCGCTCCTTCCATCGGCGACGACCCGTTTGAGAAACCCTTTACTTCGCCGCAGCACCAGTACAACAACCCGTTCCTTCAAGATTCAAATGAATCGTTCGCAGTTCCGCCGACGTTCAAAGCAGAGACGGAAATCGCTCCGACATTTCGCGCCGAGAACGTTAAGGAAGCTGTGGTCGTAGCCCCAACTTTCAGAGTGGAAACggcaacattttcttcacagaATCAAAATGGTTCGATGTTCGATGATTGGGGCCCAATCCCAAATGGGTCTGGGTCTGGGTTTGAGTTTGATTTGGGGGCTGAAAATGATCCGTTTGCAGAGGCGTGGGATAGCAATTTGAATGGAAATGAACCAAGTTTGAACGTGATGGATCAAGAAAGTTTGTTGCAACAGCAGAAATTGTGGAAAGAGCATCAAAACAAGATCATAGCTAAGCATTCGGAAtga
- the LOC111811943 gene encoding uncharacterized protein LOC111811943, with amino-acid sequence MVHKPWRIIPRPLLETVLNNHSQHHRVPQPLILHGPRGVGKTTLILERLLADWNKGPHLSGYVDFAETIKDHHPLHGQSFPWASWSNCPSPLVSDCRIKLESCLESMAEKGVKLGSITSHQIFTTMNKWHGLNTALRRVLHGDNASKSVVSRRASSSALWDQAVFALSARCNAAEVDGVLGLGDEGRSLSIEEASYFRESIVALRLAKEVIKIQHGWRAKAIADLNRTRSFSSSLAHSCTDWPCLLIELLSQAAEVDHFQPKLIINNIDVLRNASLSDDDTSVCGSMYHDSLVWRIIALGANERCLPVILVTSDSYYSYRAYMDFGFPDIFISRETFGWTPQEAKLHMVPDYFSNAEWKLIAEVLGPNPRHLFELYALKQSNYFNKTATDHNFGTIEDIVDAYLAYLQVTVVNPAMDRALALLQARVVDVQNGLVPKDKLRFGAPWRHPPRSDDPRLSLDWAKIQLMDFVHSLVDAEFGVNYLADCSLEIFDDPSAVALAEVGLLYAQRDPSFMRPISRGIQRCLVRWLVQQQFQLSSRCRLQYLWQRIIRGRSYRHLMLEVGYK; translated from the exons ATGGTGCACAAACCGTGGAGAATAATACCAAGGCCATTGCTCGAAACGGTCCTCAACAATCATTCACAGCACCACCGCGTCCCTCAACCTTTGATACTTCATGGCCCCAGAGGCGTCGGGAAAACCACTCTCATTCTCGAAC GTCTTCTCGCTGACTGGAATAAAGGCCCCCACTTATCTGGATATGTGGATTTTGCTGAAACTATCAAAGATCATCACCCACTTCACGGCCAATCGTTTCCCTGGGCGTCGTGGTCGAATTGTCCGTCGCCATTAGTGTCGGATTGCAGAATTAAACTGGAAAGTTGCCTTGAATCCATGGCTGAGAAGGGCGTCAAATTAGGCAGTATAACATCCCATCAAATATTCACCACCATGAACAAGTGGCACGGCCTGAATACAGCCCTTCGCCGCGTACTTCATGGGGATAATGCTTCGAAAAGTGTTGTCTCGCGCAGAGCGTCAAGCTCGGCTCTGTGGGATCAAGCAGTTTTTGCACTATCTGCTCGATGTAATGCCGCTGAGGTTGATGGGGTTTTAGGATTGGGTGATGAAGGGAGGAGTTTATCAATTGAAGAAGCTTCTTATTTTAGAGAGTCTATTGTGGCGCTGAGATTGGCCAAGGAGGTGATCAAAATTCAGCATGGGTGGCGAGCTAAAGCTATTGCTGATCTGAATCGGACGCGTAGTTTTTCGTCGTCATTGGCACATTCCTGTACCGATTGGCCTTGTTTGTTGATAGAATTGCTGTCACAAGCCGCTGAAGTCGACCATTTTCAg ccaaaattaattattaacaatATAGATGTGTTACGAAATGCAAGTTTATCGGATGACGATACATCGGTATGTGGATCCATGTATCATGACAGCCTAGTGTGGAGAATAATTGCCCTTGGGGCAAATGAAAGGTGTCTTCCTGTTATACTTGTAACGTCAGATAG CTACTATTCGTACCGTGCTTACATGGATTTTGGATTTCCAGATATATTTATCTCACGAGAG ACCTTTGGATGGACTCCTCAAGAGGCTAAACTGCATATGGTTCCTGATTATTTCAGCAATGCAGAG TGGAAGCTGATTGCTGAGGTGCTTGGCCCAAACCCTCGACACTTATTTGAGCTTTATGCTCTGAAACAAAGCAATTACTTTAACAAAAC GGCAACGGATCATAATTTTGGCACAATCGAGGATATAGTAGATGCATACTTGGCATACTTGCAA GTGACAGTGGTAAATCCTGCCATGGATAGAGCGCTAGCACTCCTGCAAGCACGTGTTGTTGATGTGCAAAATGGATTGGTTCCAAAAGATAAATTACGATTTGGTGCACCTTGGAGGCATCCTCCTCGGAGTGATGATCCACGTTTGAGCTTGGACTGGGCAAAGATTCAGCTGATGGATTTTGTGCATTCTCTTGTGGATGCAGAATTTGGG GTGAACTATCTTGCCGACTGTAGCCTTGAGATTTTTGATGATCCTTCTGCTGTTGCCTTGGCTGAG GTCGGTTTGCTTTATGCTCAACGGGATCCGTCCTTCATGCGACCAATATCTAGAGGGATTCAAAGATGTCTAGTGCGATG GCTTGTCCAACAGCAATTTCAACTTAGTTCCAGATGTCGTCTTCAGTATCTCTGGCAGAGAATTATACGTGGACGTAGCTATCGCCATCTGATGTTAGAAGTGGGATATAAATAG
- the LOC111776258 gene encoding armadillo repeat-containing protein 3-like, which produces MPPTTAGPPIPPLPSNSSSQALLDLIIQIVSLLLLSSLNVRSFVGRWQVLHSKLSTLHSALVEILDSPYWSENPLVQTILPSLLSTLQRLKSLSDQCSDSAFSGGKLHMQSDLDMVSASLSSQLNDLDLLLRSGVLYQSNALVLSQPVPGSNNDDTEFFIRDLFTRLQIGGMEFKKKALESLVQLLNQDEKSARLVAKEGNVGYLIHLLDFNAHPSVREIAASAVSVLSTASDESRRRVFEEGGLGPLLRILETGSIHLKEKAAAAVEAITVDPENAWAVSAYGGVPVLIEACRSGTPPLQASAVGAIRNVTAVEDIKTSLVEEGAIPVLLQFLISSTTATQEKASMSIAVLAASGEYFRSLIIQELGLQKLLHLIHDSPSSDTIANALRALISLAVSDSVARILSSSTLFVMKLGELVKHGNLVLQQIAASLIANLSISDGNKRAIGSCMGSLVKLMEMPKPAGVQEVAVGALASLLTVRSNRKELMKDEKSVMRLMQMLDPKNEVVNKTFPLAIITAVLAGGSNGCRKRLIDAGAYQHLQNLTNKDIAGAKKTLQRLNGNRLRSIFSRTWRE; this is translated from the coding sequence ATGCCTCCGACCACCGCTGGACCGCCCATTCCACCGCTGCCGTCCAACTCCTCCTCCCAGGCACTTCTCGACCTCATCATTCAGATTGTTTCGCTTCTACTACTTTCATCCCTCAATGTCCGGTCCTTCGTCGGGCGGTGGCAGGTTCTCCATTCGAAGCTCTCAACTCTTCACTCTGCTCTCGTTGAAATCTTGGATTCCCCTTACTGGTCGGAGAATCCACTTGTTCAAACCATTCTCCCGTCGCTCCTCTCGACGCTTCAGCGGCTGAAGTCCTTGTCTGACCAATGCTCCGATTCTGCCTTCTCCGGCGGGAAGCTTCATATGCAGAGTGATTTGGATATGGTGTCTGCTTCTCTGTCTAGCCAGCTCAACGACCTCGATTTGTTGCTTAGATCTGGGGTTCTTTACCAATCCAACGCGCTAGTGCTTTCTCAGCCGGTTCCGGGTTCGAATAATGACGATACGGAGTTTTTCATCAGGGATCTCTTCACGCGGTTGCAAATCGGAGGGATGGAGTTTAAGAAGAAGGCTCTGGAATCTCTGGTTCAGCTTTTGAACCAGGACGAGAAATCTGCTAGGTTAGTTGCCAAAGAGGGAAACGTTGGGTATCTGATTCATTTGCTCGATTTCAACGCTCATCCGTCTGTGCGAGAGATTGCGGCTTCTGCGGTTTCCGTTCTCTCCACGGCCAGCGATGAATCGAGGAGAAGAGTGTTCGAAGAAGGAGGATTAGGCCCATTGTTGAGGATTCTCGAAACAGGATCAATACATCTAAAGGAAAAAGCCGCCGCCGCGGTCGAAGCCATCACCGTCGACCCTGAAAACGCTTGGGCCGTTTCCGCTTATGGAGGCGTGCCAGTCTTAATTGAGGCCTGCCGATCAGGCACCCCTCCGCTGCAGGCTTCAGCGGTCGGTGCGATTAGAAATGTCACGGCGGTGGAAGATATCAAAACCTCTCTCGTCGAGGAAGGGGCGATTCCAGTATTGTTACAGTTTCTAATTTCGAGCACAACCGCCACACAGGAGAAGGCATCAATGTCCATAGCAGTATTAGCCGCCTCCGGTGAGTATTTCCGATCACTGATAATCCAAGAACTAGGGttacaaaaattattacatttgaTCCATGACTCACCGAGTTCGGATACGATCGCAAACGCGTTGCGAGCCCTTATCTCGCTTGCGGTTTCCGATTCCGTCGCTCGGATTCTATCATCTTCAACATTATTTGTAATGAAACTCGGCGAATTAGTGAAGCACGGAAACTTAGTGCTGCAGCAAATCGCCGCCTCTCTGATTGCCAATTTATCAATCAGCGATGGAAACAAGAGAGCGATTGGAAGTTGTATGGGTTCGTTGGTGAAACTAATGGAGATGCCGAAGCCGGCTGGAGTTCAGGAGGTGGCGGTGGGAGCCCTAGCATCTCTATTGACCGTCCGATCAAATCGGAAAGAGTTAATGAAGGACGAGAAGAGCGTGATGAGATTGATGCAAATGCTCGATCCAAAAAACGAGGTCGTCAACAAGACATTCCCGCTAGCCATCATCACGGCTGTACTCGCCGGCGGAAGCAACGGCTGCCGGAAAAGACTAATCGACGCCGGAGCTTACCAGCACCTGCAGAATCTCACGAACAAGGACATCGCCGGAGCTAAAAAGACCCTGCAGCGACTCAACGGCAATCGGCTGAGAAGCATCTTCAGCAGGACCTGGAGGGAATAA
- the LOC111776521 gene encoding RNA-binding protein MEX3B-like encodes MERQNGGRRWANLKQRLGLKGMGCCGGSWSPTSSTLTMIEGLSLSRHGSSRSHREDGARSSASSGVNLAMALAAERNLRTDEGGPTGAGDVKSLMRLFEEMDGGDWKTKRKESENTGDWMCCVCMERSKGAAFIPCGHTFCRVCSRELWLNRGTCPICNRSIIEILDIF; translated from the coding sequence ATGGAGCGGCAAAATGGAGGGCGGAGATGGGCCAATTTGAAGCAACGGCTAGGATTGAAGGGGATGGGGTGCTGTGGAGGTTCATGGAGTCCGACGTCGTCGACTTTGACGATGATTGAAGGCTTAAGCTTAAGCCGCCATGGAAGTAGCCGCAGCCATAGAGAAGATGGGGCTCGGAGCTCTGCGTCTTCCGGTGTAAACTTGGCGATGGCTCTTGCGGCGGAAAGAAATTTGAGGACCGACGAAGGAGGACCCACTGGCGCCGGTGATGTGAAATCACTGATGAgattatttgaagaaatggaCGGTGGGGATTGgaagacaaaaagaaaggagagtGAGAATACCGGTGATTGGATGTGCTGCGTTTGCATGGAGAGGAGTAAAGGTGCTGCCTTTATTCCCTGTGGACACACCTTCTGTAGGGTATGTTCTAGGGAATTATGGCTTAACAGAGGCACGTGTCCTATTTGCAACCGTTCGATCATTGAGAttcttgatattttttaa